From one Lysinibacillus sp. G4S2 genomic stretch:
- the fliY gene encoding flagellar motor switch phosphatase FliY yields the protein MSDEMLSQEEIEALLRGETLEDNNSDTEASKDEDTNDLRVEDYLDSFAQDALGEVGNISFGSSATALSALLGQKVDITTPSISMINRNKLEEEFPHPYVAVQVEYTIGLSGMNLLVIKQSDAAIIADLMLGGDGLNPKPDLGEIQLSAVQEAMNQMMGSAATSMSTVFNKKVDISPPTIDLMNISQNEGRENIPEDDLLVKVSFRLKIGNLIDSNLMQLLPLKFSQNIVKSLLGETESIEEPVAATIAPEAPVATPPVQPQAPVTQAPPAQPVYQQQAAPVQQPMYQEQQQISQATRPAQPVNVQQAQFASFDTNVISQSEARNLNMLLDIPLQVTVELGRTKRSVKEILELSSGSIIELDKLAGEPVDILVNSNLIAKGEVVVIDENFGVRITDVLSQAERLNNLR from the coding sequence ATGAGTGATGAAATGCTCTCCCAAGAAGAAATTGAAGCGTTATTAAGGGGCGAGACGTTGGAAGATAACAACAGCGACACTGAAGCTTCTAAAGATGAAGACACAAATGATTTACGAGTAGAGGATTACCTCGATTCGTTTGCCCAAGATGCATTAGGTGAGGTGGGGAATATATCCTTCGGTAGCTCTGCTACAGCACTTTCAGCGTTATTAGGTCAAAAAGTAGATATTACTACGCCAAGTATTTCAATGATTAACCGTAACAAATTAGAAGAGGAATTTCCTCATCCTTATGTAGCCGTACAGGTTGAATATACGATTGGATTATCAGGTATGAATTTACTTGTTATTAAGCAATCCGATGCAGCGATTATTGCTGATTTAATGTTAGGTGGAGATGGCTTAAATCCGAAACCAGACCTAGGTGAAATTCAGCTAAGTGCTGTTCAAGAAGCTATGAATCAAATGATGGGTTCTGCGGCTACTTCAATGTCAACAGTGTTCAATAAAAAAGTGGATATTTCTCCACCAACAATTGATTTAATGAATATTTCTCAAAATGAAGGGCGAGAAAATATTCCTGAAGATGATTTACTTGTAAAAGTATCCTTCAGATTAAAAATCGGTAATTTAATTGATTCAAATTTAATGCAATTATTACCGCTTAAATTTAGTCAAAACATTGTAAAGTCTCTATTAGGAGAAACAGAATCAATCGAAGAACCTGTGGCTGCAACAATAGCGCCTGAAGCACCAGTAGCAACGCCGCCAGTGCAACCACAAGCACCTGTAACACAAGCGCCACCTGCACAACCTGTTTATCAACAGCAGGCAGCACCAGTACAGCAACCAATGTATCAAGAGCAACAACAGATTTCTCAAGCAACAAGACCTGCTCAACCTGTCAATGTTCAACAAGCGCAGTTTGCAAGTTTTGATACAAATGTTATCTCGCAATCTGAAGCTAGAAATTTAAATATGCTACTTGATATTCCATTGCAAGTTACTGTAGAGTTAGGACGTACAAAGCGTTCTGTTAAAGAGATTTTAGAACTATCTAGTGGTTCGATTATTGAGCTAGATAAATTAGCTGGTGAACCGGTTGATATTTTAGTAAATAGCAATTTAATCGCTAAAGGTGAAGTCGTTGTTATTGATGAAAACTTCGGTGTCCGCATTACAGATGTTTTAAGTCAAGCAGAGCGTTTAAATAATTTAAGATAG
- the fliR gene encoding flagellar biosynthetic protein FliR has product MNELIPHFTVFLLVLVRVSAFFVTAPLFSYRTIPAKVKITLAIVLSWMMYYTIDVEPFIVNGDYILLVMKEALIGLLIGLVGYIIMSAIQIAGSFIDFQMGFAIANIIDPQTGAQSPLIGQFFNTLALLFLLAIDGHHMILDGIYYSYQFLPMDQGFPNFANDNYVEFIITTFTSVFAIAFQMAAPVVATLFLVDLALGITAKTVPQLNIFVVGFPIKIGVSLLVLFTMMAVMVQVIQKLITIMIYAMRDFMAILGGG; this is encoded by the coding sequence ATGAATGAATTAATCCCGCATTTCACGGTTTTTTTATTAGTACTTGTGCGTGTTTCGGCTTTCTTTGTGACTGCACCTTTATTCTCATACAGGACGATTCCGGCAAAAGTCAAAATAACTCTCGCAATAGTTTTATCTTGGATGATGTATTACACGATTGACGTCGAACCATTTATAGTAAATGGTGATTACATACTTTTAGTGATGAAGGAAGCACTCATTGGACTGTTAATTGGTCTAGTAGGCTACATCATCATGTCGGCAATTCAAATTGCCGGTAGCTTTATAGATTTTCAAATGGGGTTTGCCATTGCCAACATTATTGACCCGCAAACAGGTGCACAAAGTCCATTGATTGGACAATTTTTTAATACGCTAGCATTACTCTTTCTACTAGCAATAGATGGACATCATATGATTCTCGATGGAATTTATTATAGTTATCAATTCTTACCGATGGATCAAGGATTTCCTAATTTCGCAAATGACAATTATGTCGAGTTTATTATCACAACTTTTACGTCTGTTTTTGCGATTGCCTTTCAAATGGCTGCTCCTGTCGTAGCAACGTTATTTTTAGTCGATTTGGCACTAGGAATCACAGCGAAAACTGTACCTCAATTAAATATTTTTGTTGTCGGTTTTCCTATTAAAATTGGTGTTAGTCTTCTAGTGTTATTCACAATGATGGCTGTCATGGTTCAAGTTATTCAAAAGCTTATTACAATTATGATTTATGCTATGCGTGATTTTATGGCTATTTTAGGTGGTGGGTAA
- a CDS encoding flagellar biosynthetic protein FliO has protein sequence MLKSFRLTMIFAFLVSFLFLYPTTTLVYADSNTNSVDDCINKGDCAKDSDPAAKKDDANQQAAGDISAWEYIKMVLALIFVVALFYGLMKFLNKRNLNFQRNQLVQNLGGLSLGAHKSVQLLQVGKTLYLVGVGEDVQLIREITDPDEVASLLALYNERQELAATSPYIAEVLSKFKRKNNENSSKKQKQNSFGELFEKKISEIKQERSEELERWKQKENEDK, from the coding sequence ATGTTAAAATCATTTCGTCTAACGATGATTTTCGCATTTCTTGTATCCTTCCTGTTTTTGTACCCTACAACGACTTTAGTGTATGCAGACTCTAACACGAATAGTGTAGATGACTGTATCAATAAAGGCGATTGTGCAAAAGATAGTGATCCAGCTGCTAAGAAAGATGATGCAAATCAACAAGCAGCTGGAGACATATCTGCATGGGAATACATAAAAATGGTTTTGGCGCTTATTTTTGTTGTAGCTTTATTCTATGGATTGATGAAGTTTTTAAATAAAAGAAATTTAAACTTTCAACGTAATCAATTGGTACAAAATTTAGGCGGTTTATCGTTAGGTGCTCATAAGTCGGTACAACTATTACAAGTAGGTAAAACACTGTATTTAGTTGGGGTCGGTGAGGATGTACAGTTGATACGTGAAATTACTGATCCTGATGAAGTTGCATCACTTTTAGCACTTTATAATGAACGACAAGAACTTGCAGCAACATCACCGTATATTGCAGAAGTATTATCTAAGTTTAAAAGAAAAAATAATGAGAATTCATCAAAGAAGCAAAAACAAAACTCTTTTGGTGAACTATTTGAAAAAAAGATTTCTGAAATTAAACAGGAGCGCAGTGAAGAACTGGAGAGATGGAAGCAAAAGGAGAATGAAGATAAATGA
- the fliM gene encoding flagellar motor switch protein FliM: MAGDVLSQSEIDALLSAISTGEMSADDIKKEDEGRKVKVYDFKRALRFSKDQIRSLTRIHENFARLLTTFFSAQLRSYVQITVASVDQIPFEEFVRSIPNMTLINVFEVPPLDGNILMEINPNIAYSMLDRLMGGSGASHSNVDNLTEIETKIMTNLFERSFDNLREAWENVAEIDPILVELEVNPQFLQMISPNETVVVISLNTIIGETSGMINICIPHVVLEPIVPNLSVRYWMQTNTKEMSPEQTKMLETRVKQAKLPLSVELGITDITIEDFLTMQIGDVIQLEQKIEDPLLLKVGTLPKFTVQPGKQGKKLAIQIIDPLKGGDEDE, encoded by the coding sequence ATGGCAGGAGATGTGTTATCTCAATCTGAGATAGATGCGCTGCTTTCCGCAATATCAACAGGGGAAATGTCAGCGGACGACATAAAAAAAGAGGACGAAGGGCGCAAGGTTAAGGTTTATGACTTTAAACGAGCACTGCGTTTCTCAAAAGATCAAATCCGAAGTTTGACCCGAATACACGAAAATTTTGCACGACTACTGACAACTTTTTTTTCAGCACAGCTAAGAAGCTATGTTCAGATTACGGTTGCATCAGTGGACCAAATACCATTTGAAGAGTTTGTACGTTCGATTCCGAATATGACACTCATTAATGTGTTTGAAGTGCCACCATTAGATGGTAATATACTGATGGAAATAAATCCGAACATTGCCTACTCGATGTTAGATCGTTTAATGGGCGGTAGCGGGGCGAGTCATAGTAATGTCGATAACTTAACAGAAATTGAAACGAAAATTATGACGAACCTTTTTGAACGGTCATTCGACAACTTACGCGAGGCGTGGGAAAATGTTGCGGAAATTGATCCAATTTTAGTAGAGCTTGAGGTCAACCCTCAATTCTTACAAATGATTTCACCCAATGAAACGGTTGTCGTTATTTCATTAAATACGATCATCGGTGAGACAAGTGGAATGATTAATATTTGTATTCCGCATGTTGTACTGGAACCAATTGTTCCAAATCTTTCTGTTCGCTACTGGATGCAGACAAATACAAAAGAGATGTCTCCAGAGCAAACAAAAATGCTTGAAACACGAGTGAAACAAGCAAAACTACCTCTTTCCGTCGAACTTGGTATTACAGACATCACCATTGAGGATTTCCTTACAATGCAGATTGGAGATGTCATTCAATTAGAACAAAAAATTGAAGACCCATTACTATTAAAAGTAGGAACATTACCGAAATTCACTGTTCAACCAGGAAAGCAAGGCAAAAAATTAGCAATCCAGATTATCGACCCTTTGAAAGGAGGAGACGAAGATGAGTGA
- a CDS encoding response regulator — MSKRILIVDDAAFMRMMIKDILSKNGFEVVGEAADGLQAVEKYNELKPDLVTMDITMPEMDGIAALKAIKGSDPNATVIMCSAMGQQAMVIDAIQAGAKDFIVKPFQADRVIEAIQKALG, encoded by the coding sequence ATGTCTAAAAGAATTTTAATTGTAGACGACGCTGCATTCATGCGCATGATGATCAAGGATATTTTATCGAAAAATGGGTTTGAAGTTGTTGGGGAGGCAGCTGATGGTTTACAAGCTGTTGAAAAGTACAACGAATTAAAGCCAGATTTAGTAACGATGGATATTACAATGCCTGAAATGGACGGTATTGCTGCTCTTAAAGCGATTAAGGGTTCAGATCCAAATGCAACTGTCATTATGTGTTCAGCAATGGGACAACAAGCAATGGTAATCGATGCAATTCAAGCTGGTGCGAAAGACTTTATCGTTAAGCCTTTCCAAGCTGATCGTGTAATTGAAGCGATCCAAAAAGCTTTAGGATGA
- the fliP gene encoding flagellar type III secretion system pore protein FliP (The bacterial flagellar biogenesis protein FliP forms a type III secretion system (T3SS)-type pore required for flagellar assembly.), whose amino-acid sequence MNDVINIFSNSDPTNVSTSIKLLLMLTVLSLAPSILILMTSFTRIVIVLSFVRTALATQQMPPNQVIVGLSLFLTFFIMAPTFQEVNKEALQPLFAEEIGLDEAYDRASVPFKEFMSKHTRQKDLDLFLKYNQAEKPASVEEIPLTMLVPAFALSEIKTAFQIGFMIFIPFLVIDMIVASTLMSMGMMMLPPVMISLPFKILLFVLVDGWYLVIKSLLQSF is encoded by the coding sequence ATGAATGATGTAATCAATATTTTTTCCAACAGCGATCCGACAAACGTCTCAACTTCTATTAAGCTCCTTTTAATGTTAACAGTTTTATCACTTGCTCCAAGTATTTTGATTTTAATGACATCGTTTACACGAATTGTTATTGTGCTATCGTTTGTTCGTACGGCATTGGCGACACAGCAAATGCCTCCGAACCAGGTCATTGTAGGTCTTTCGTTGTTTTTAACTTTCTTTATCATGGCTCCAACTTTTCAAGAGGTCAATAAAGAGGCATTACAGCCATTATTTGCTGAAGAAATTGGGCTTGATGAAGCGTACGATCGGGCAAGCGTGCCGTTTAAAGAGTTTATGAGTAAGCATACAAGGCAAAAGGACCTTGATTTATTTTTAAAGTATAATCAAGCGGAAAAGCCAGCATCTGTAGAAGAAATTCCCCTTACTATGCTAGTACCTGCTTTCGCATTGAGTGAGATTAAAACAGCGTTCCAAATTGGTTTTATGATTTTTATTCCATTCCTTGTAATCGATATGATTGTCGCAAGTACGCTAATGTCGATGGGGATGATGATGTTACCGCCGGTTATGATTTCATTGCCGTTTAAGATTTTATTATTTGTACTCGTAGATGGTTGGTATCTGGTGATAAAATCATTATTACAAAGTTTTTAG
- a CDS encoding MinD/ParA family protein, giving the protein MRDQAETLRLKMLGQQGGLGRAIAVVSGKGGVGKSNFTMNFATTLANKEKKVVIVDMDIGMGNINILIGKNVSTSLKDYLDGNKLLEEVIFEGPYDLKYIAGGSGLSSVVEWSEVMLERLIYGFEQLQKDFDYILFDMGAGATSWSLELLASIDEIIVISTAEPTSITDAYSMMKYIHLRDADKQFYILCNRAFSKEEGMETNERLKRTMKRFLDKEVTVLGSLPEDTVVRKAVREQVPFSLAYPDALISKTLQLIVTRFIEHRAEEVHAHDQSASKFLTKLRSIFSKGRD; this is encoded by the coding sequence ATGAGAGACCAAGCTGAAACATTACGTTTGAAAATGTTGGGGCAGCAGGGCGGATTAGGTAGAGCGATTGCGGTTGTAAGCGGCAAGGGTGGGGTTGGTAAAAGTAACTTCACAATGAATTTTGCGACTACATTAGCCAATAAAGAGAAAAAAGTTGTAATCGTTGATATGGATATTGGTATGGGCAATATCAATATTTTAATTGGAAAAAATGTTTCTACTAGTTTGAAAGATTACTTGGATGGGAATAAGTTGCTAGAAGAGGTAATATTTGAAGGCCCTTATGATTTGAAATATATTGCAGGTGGATCTGGTTTGTCGAGTGTCGTCGAGTGGTCAGAGGTGATGCTAGAACGACTTATTTATGGGTTTGAACAGCTTCAAAAAGACTTTGATTATATCTTATTTGATATGGGAGCAGGAGCTACTAGTTGGTCATTAGAATTACTAGCCTCAATAGATGAAATCATTGTTATCTCAACAGCAGAGCCAACATCTATTACAGATGCATATTCGATGATGAAATACATTCATTTACGAGATGCAGACAAACAGTTTTATATACTCTGTAACCGTGCCTTTAGTAAGGAAGAAGGAATGGAAACCAATGAACGACTAAAGCGTACGATGAAACGTTTTTTGGACAAAGAGGTTACTGTGTTGGGCTCATTACCTGAAGATACTGTTGTGCGTAAGGCTGTGCGTGAGCAAGTACCTTTTTCACTTGCTTATCCAGACGCACTTATTTCAAAGACACTTCAACTTATAGTGACGCGTTTTATAGAACACCGTGCGGAAGAAGTTCATGCACATGATCAGTCAGCAAGTAAATTCTTAACTAAATTAAGAAGTATTTTTTCGAAAGGACGTGATTAA
- the flhA gene encoding flagellar biosynthesis protein FlhA, with protein sequence MKVRDIGVLGAVILIVAMLIIPLPPWMLSFLIVINITLGLIVLLTAMSMKEALDFSIFPSVILLLTLFRLGLSVSTTRAILANGDAGSVVETFGDFVVGGNVLVGLVVFLILVLIQFIVITKGAERVAEVAARFTLDAMPGKQMSIDADLNAGIISEREARERREKVAGEADFYGAMDGATKFVKGDAIASMVMVIINLLFGIIIGVVQMDLEFAEAATHFSKLTVGDGIVSQIPALLISTATGIVVTRASSKGSLGEDITGQLFAQAKLLYVAGGTILLLGFFTPIPLWVTLPIGISLIAGAYMMERKKPEDEEELLEIEEEVATDGMKSPENVVNLLNVDPIEFEFGYGLIPLVDAAQGGDLLDRVIMIRRQLALELGIVIPVVRIRDNIQLQPNEYRIKIKGNEMARGELLLDHYLAMSPGDDDSIEGIDTVEPSFGLPAKWITEQVKEDAEMFGYTVVDPPSVVSTHLTEMIRANAYELLGRQETKQLIDHLRETHPILVEELTPTPLSTGEIQKVLGKLLRENVSVRNLPIIFETLADYAKLTSDTDILTEYVRQSLARQITSQYVGDSSSLKVITVSGKVEKMIADSIQQTDHGNYLAMDPQDSQTVLETIAAEVERVSFMEQSAIILCSPAVRMYLRQLTERYFPQIPVLSYNELDASVEIQSVGVVNVE encoded by the coding sequence ATGAAAGTTCGCGATATAGGGGTTTTAGGTGCGGTTATTTTAATCGTTGCGATGCTCATCATCCCTCTTCCTCCGTGGATGTTAAGTTTCTTAATCGTCATTAATATTACACTAGGATTAATAGTTCTTTTAACAGCAATGAGTATGAAGGAAGCGTTAGATTTTTCTATTTTTCCCTCAGTTATTTTACTGTTAACCTTATTCCGACTTGGACTGAGCGTTTCCACAACACGTGCCATTTTAGCGAATGGAGATGCTGGTTCTGTTGTTGAAACCTTTGGTGATTTCGTAGTCGGCGGGAATGTTCTTGTAGGTTTAGTAGTATTCTTAATTCTTGTGTTAATTCAGTTTATCGTTATTACAAAAGGAGCGGAGCGTGTAGCAGAGGTTGCAGCACGTTTCACACTGGATGCGATGCCGGGTAAACAAATGAGTATTGATGCTGACTTAAATGCAGGGATTATTTCTGAAAGAGAAGCACGTGAACGACGCGAAAAAGTAGCGGGTGAAGCGGACTTCTACGGAGCAATGGATGGTGCCACAAAATTCGTAAAAGGGGATGCCATTGCCTCAATGGTCATGGTTATTATCAACTTATTATTTGGTATCATCATCGGTGTTGTGCAGATGGATCTTGAATTTGCAGAAGCAGCTACTCATTTTTCCAAGCTAACAGTTGGGGATGGTATTGTATCGCAAATTCCTGCATTGTTGATTTCTACAGCGACAGGGATTGTTGTAACACGTGCATCCTCTAAAGGTAGTCTTGGTGAAGATATTACAGGACAGTTATTTGCTCAAGCAAAACTGCTTTATGTAGCAGGTGGAACAATTCTTTTACTAGGATTTTTCACACCAATACCTCTCTGGGTAACACTACCAATTGGTATTTCACTAATTGCTGGTGCCTACATGATGGAACGTAAGAAACCAGAGGATGAAGAAGAATTACTTGAAATTGAGGAAGAAGTGGCCACAGACGGCATGAAGAGCCCTGAAAATGTTGTGAATTTATTAAACGTGGACCCAATTGAGTTTGAATTTGGCTATGGTTTAATACCTTTAGTAGATGCTGCTCAAGGCGGCGATTTATTAGATCGCGTCATCATGATACGTCGACAGTTAGCATTAGAATTAGGGATTGTCATTCCAGTTGTACGTATTCGTGACAATATTCAATTACAACCAAATGAATATCGAATTAAAATAAAGGGTAACGAAATGGCGCGTGGTGAACTTTTGCTTGATCATTATTTAGCAATGAGTCCAGGAGACGATGATTCTATCGAAGGTATTGATACAGTTGAACCGTCATTTGGTCTACCTGCTAAGTGGATTACTGAGCAAGTGAAAGAGGATGCCGAAATGTTTGGCTATACAGTTGTTGATCCACCGAGCGTTGTGTCGACCCATTTAACAGAAATGATTCGTGCAAATGCTTATGAATTGCTGGGTCGTCAAGAGACGAAGCAGCTAATCGATCATTTACGCGAAACACATCCAATTTTAGTCGAAGAACTGACACCTACACCATTATCAACAGGTGAAATTCAAAAAGTACTGGGTAAACTTTTACGAGAAAATGTTTCAGTCCGAAATCTACCAATTATTTTTGAGACGCTAGCAGACTATGCAAAGTTAACGAGCGATACCGATATATTAACTGAGTACGTACGTCAATCATTGGCACGTCAGATTACTTCTCAATACGTAGGGGACAGCTCGTCATTAAAGGTTATAACTGTTTCGGGTAAAGTAGAGAAAATGATTGCTGATAGTATTCAGCAAACTGATCACGGAAATTACTTAGCGATGGATCCTCAAGATTCTCAAACTGTCCTGGAGACCATTGCTGCAGAAGTAGAGCGCGTTTCCTTTATGGAACAATCTGCTATTATCTTATGCTCTCCAGCAGTTCGTATGTATTTACGTCAACTAACGGAGCGTTATTTCCCGCAAATTCCAGTTCTTTCATACAATGAACTTGATGCTTCGGTTGAAATTCAAAGTGTTGGGGTGGTGAATGTTGAATGA
- the flhF gene encoding flagellar biosynthesis protein FlhF — MKMKKYYASSIPEAMKLVRAELGEDAVILNSKVVITKKFFGIIKKKSFEVVAGIDSMEPSNVAPAPAALPITKTNKETARLQEITNTVQAKVQQVQTQHDAPLYEETSISEDLRKEIADLKSLMHSMHKKTIQDQYPDELLPFIEYLRQQELSEELITTIGDELFMHFKEASEINFSQCKMITKSLLRKELENLPVGGLSYEKKYINVLGPTGVGKTTTIAKMAARAVLEKKKKIGFITTDTYRIAAIEQLKTYAGLLQAPVEIAYNATDFEQAIQRLSHLDLVFIDTAGRNYKEVKYVDDLQRLIKFDEQAESFLVLAMTTKEKDMANIVDQFKQLPIEKFIFTKIDETNSIGTMINLMIKYNKGLAYYTNGQEVPEDIEEAEIEAVLNLFFQGEEK; from the coding sequence ATGAAAATGAAAAAATATTATGCATCCTCCATACCAGAAGCGATGAAGCTTGTGCGTGCTGAATTAGGTGAGGACGCTGTCATTTTGAATTCAAAAGTTGTAATTACAAAGAAGTTTTTCGGAATCATTAAAAAGAAAAGTTTTGAGGTTGTTGCAGGGATTGATTCAATGGAGCCAAGTAATGTGGCTCCAGCACCTGCAGCTTTACCTATAACAAAAACTAATAAAGAAACTGCAAGGTTACAAGAGATAACGAATACTGTTCAAGCTAAAGTACAACAAGTACAAACACAGCATGATGCGCCATTATATGAAGAGACAAGCATTTCTGAAGATTTGAGGAAGGAAATTGCAGATTTAAAATCTTTAATGCATTCCATGCATAAAAAGACTATCCAAGATCAATATCCCGATGAACTCTTACCTTTCATTGAATACTTAAGACAACAGGAGCTAAGTGAGGAGCTCATCACAACGATTGGTGATGAGCTTTTTATGCATTTCAAAGAAGCGTCAGAAATCAATTTTTCTCAATGTAAGATGATTACGAAAAGTTTATTGCGCAAAGAGCTAGAAAACCTCCCAGTAGGAGGCCTATCCTATGAAAAAAAATATATTAATGTTTTAGGTCCAACCGGTGTCGGAAAGACCACGACAATTGCGAAAATGGCAGCTAGAGCAGTTTTAGAGAAAAAGAAAAAAATAGGCTTTATTACGACAGATACTTACCGGATTGCCGCAATTGAGCAATTAAAAACGTATGCTGGACTGTTGCAGGCGCCTGTCGAAATTGCCTATAATGCAACTGATTTTGAACAAGCAATCCAACGATTGTCCCATTTAGATTTAGTGTTTATAGATACAGCAGGCCGCAATTATAAAGAGGTAAAATATGTAGATGATTTACAGCGCCTCATAAAATTTGATGAACAAGCCGAATCCTTCTTAGTACTTGCAATGACAACGAAAGAAAAGGACATGGCAAACATTGTAGATCAATTTAAGCAATTACCAATTGAAAAATTCATTTTTACAAAGATTGATGAAACAAATTCTATTGGCACAATGATTAATTTAATGATTAAATATAATAAAGGACTTGCTTACTATACGAATGGTCAAGAAGTACCAGAAGATATTGAAGAAGCTGAGATAGAAGCAGTGCTAAATTTATTTTTTCAAGGTGAAGAAAAATGA
- the fliQ gene encoding flagellar biosynthesis protein FliQ — protein MTGEMVISIAERAIMIILLTSGPLLLVALIVGLAVSIFQATTSIQEQTLAFVPKIIAVLVAIVFFGPWMLTQVTSYARDIFENLTRYIG, from the coding sequence ATGACAGGTGAAATGGTTATTTCAATTGCAGAGCGTGCCATTATGATTATCCTTCTAACAAGCGGTCCGCTACTATTAGTTGCTTTAATCGTTGGTTTAGCGGTAAGTATTTTTCAGGCAACAACTTCGATTCAAGAGCAAACGTTAGCATTCGTTCCAAAAATCATCGCTGTATTAGTGGCCATCGTATTTTTCGGTCCATGGATGTTAACACAGGTGACAAGCTATGCGAGAGACATTTTTGAGAATTTAACGCGTTATATAGGGTGA
- the flhB gene encoding flagellar biosynthesis protein FlhB — MLLLLDLDLQYFAGEKTEKATPKKRQDARKKGQVVKSQDISSAIVMLMVFIFLFFFAGSLRDELLAFFRQTFIHNIRVETLTIDSVMRLFTETLMQMAVIVVPIMAIAFVGALVGNFLQFGFLFTLEPMKFDLKKMDPIKGLKKIFSVKAIVELLKSVLKIGFIGGVTTIIIWTNLPEVLALSFKSPWMTLITVGKLVGIMGIAASLVLLCVSILDWLYQKLDYEKNLKMSKQDIKDEYKNSEGDPLIKSKIKQRQREMAMRRMMSEIPSADVVITNPTHYAIALKYDEESMEAPRVIAKGTDFIAQKIKLIAKENDVIMVENRPLARAMYDQVEIGDQVPDEFFKAVAEVLAYVYRIKRKI; from the coding sequence ATGTTGCTACTGCTGGATTTAGATTTACAGTATTTTGCGGGAGAAAAGACGGAAAAGGCGACGCCCAAAAAACGACAGGATGCTCGAAAAAAAGGTCAGGTTGTCAAAAGTCAGGATATTTCCAGTGCAATTGTCATGCTCATGGTATTTATCTTTTTATTCTTCTTTGCAGGTTCACTGCGAGATGAACTCCTAGCTTTTTTCAGGCAAACTTTCATTCATAACATACGCGTAGAAACACTAACAATTGATAGTGTGATGCGCTTATTTACAGAAACATTAATGCAAATGGCTGTTATTGTCGTTCCAATTATGGCAATTGCATTTGTTGGAGCATTGGTAGGTAACTTTCTACAGTTCGGCTTTCTATTTACATTAGAGCCGATGAAGTTTGATTTGAAAAAGATGGACCCGATAAAAGGGTTAAAAAAAATATTTTCTGTTAAAGCCATTGTAGAGCTTTTAAAGTCGGTTTTAAAGATTGGCTTTATCGGTGGCGTTACGACAATTATTATATGGACAAATTTGCCAGAAGTTTTGGCGTTATCCTTTAAAAGTCCATGGATGACTCTCATTACAGTGGGTAAGCTTGTTGGTATTATGGGAATTGCAGCTTCCCTCGTTTTACTTTGTGTATCTATTTTAGATTGGTTGTATCAAAAACTTGATTACGAAAAAAATCTTAAAATGTCTAAGCAAGACATTAAAGATGAATATAAAAATAGTGAGGGTGACCCGCTGATCAAATCGAAAATCAAACAACGCCAACGCGAAATGGCGATGCGTCGTATGATGTCAGAGATTCCAAGCGCCGATGTTGTCATAACAAACCCAACTCACTATGCGATTGCCCTCAAGTATGATGAGGAAAGTATGGAAGCTCCACGCGTCATTGCGAAGGGGACAGACTTTATCGCTCAAAAAATTAAATTGATTGCCAAAGAAAATGATGTGATTATGGTTGAAAATAGACCATTAGCACGAGCTATGTACGATCAAGTAGAAATTGGCGATCAGGTACCAGATGAGTTTTTCAAAGCAGTAGCAGAAGTGCTTGCTTATGTTTATCGAATTAAGCGGAAAATTTAA